One Aegilops tauschii subsp. strangulata cultivar AL8/78 chromosome 7, Aet v6.0, whole genome shotgun sequence genomic window carries:
- the LOC109785502 gene encoding disease resistance protein RGA5-like: MVRVWQIELPPELGGLVYLETLDIENCVLKKSIPSDILVHLPRLSCLVLPNWAELPEGIDNMKSLRTLQVFGLQKNSLECILDLGELTNLRELSLEGSSDLGTTKVDALACSIGKLRNLKCLCFSGKNYEFGNNQPMASLSNPFQHMERLCLQDWRFCRVPNWIAGFHCLRFLELSVEEMSTGVVLLLLGALPSLVHLRFDVIRIPDERATLGVGLFPVLEFFGVSSLENIAAYLGFEAGAMPNLQTLRLRVYNWHGTVLVGMEHLLYLQEIRLDGASDDVVSAFQEPLLGNRLVTTDELSAVQCKRV, from the exons ATGGTTAGAGTTTGGCAGATAGAGCTCCCTCCTGAACTTGGTGGGCTTGTTTACTTGGAGACGCTGGACATAGAAAATTGTGTACTGAAAAAGAGTATCCCTTCAGATATACTAGTTCATTTGCCCCGCTTGTCCTGTCTGGTTCTTCCAAATTGGGCAGAATTGCCTGAAGGTATCGACAATATGAAATCACTGCGCACTCTGCAAGTGTTTGGCCTGCAAAAGAACTCGCTGGAGTGTATTCTGGATCTTGGCGAGCTAACCAATCTGAGGGAACTGAGCCTGGAAGGAAGTTCTGATTTGGGGACGACAAAAGTTGATGCTTTGGCATGCTCCATTGGTAAGCTCCGTAACCTGAAATGCCTGTGCTTCTCTGGCAAGAATTATGAGTTTGGCAATAACCAACCGATGGCTTCATTATCCAATCCTTTTCAACACATGGAGCGACTTTGCTTGCAAGACTGGCGGTTTTGCAGAGTTCCGAATTGGATCGCTGGTTTCCATTGCCTGCGCTTCCTTGAGCTGTCTGTTGAAGAGATGTCAACCGGGgtggttcttcttcttcttggagcGCTTCCCTCCCTCGTCCACCTGCGATTCGATGTGATTAGAATCCCTGATGAAAGAGCTACACTGGGTGTGGGACTATTCCCGGTTCTGGAGTTCTTTGGTGTTTCTTCTTTGGAAAACATTGCGGCGTACCTAGGGTTCGAGGCAGGGGCTATGCCCAACTTACAAACACTCCGTCTCCGTGTGTACAACTGGCACGGCACTGTACTAGTTGGCATGGAGCACCTGCTATACCTTCAGGAGATCCGACTTGATGGGGCCTCCGATGATGTCGTTTCTGCGTTCCAGGAGCCATTGCTG ggAAATCGACTTGTTACAACAGATGAATTATCCGCAGTCCAGTGCAAGCGAGTGTAG
- the LOC109785503 gene encoding probable L-type lectin-domain containing receptor kinase S.5 gives MAFVLTNNPSLPSNSSGQWLGICNDTTDGMKTDPVVAVEFDTRKSYEDDLDGNHIGIDINSIKSIRQYPLSNVSIILSSGTDVWVSIRYHGTSKLFQVFLVQHSIRGRYVYQGDIYIDLSQLLQDKIYLVFTGSTGNFTQLNQIKSWNFTTIDE, from the coding sequence ATGGCATTTGTTCTCACAAACAATCCATCGTTGCCCAGCAACAGCAGTGGCCAATGGCTTGGCATATGTAATGACACGACAGATGGCATGAAGACGGACCCAGTAGTAGCTGTCGAGTTTGACACGAGGAAGAGCTATGAGGATGACCTTGACGGCAACCATATCGGCATCGACATCAACAGCATCAAATCTATTCGGCAGTACCCGCTTAGTAATGTTTCCATCATCCTCTCGAGTGGGACTGATGTATGGGTCAGTATTAGGTACCACGGCACATCGAAATTGTTTCAAGTATTTCTAGTCCAACACAGCATCCGTGGGCGGTATGTCTACCAAGGTGATATCTACATTGATCTATCACAGCTTCTGCAGGACAAGATATATCTGGTATTTACAGGTTCCACTGGCAACTTCACCCAACTGAACCAGATAAAGTCGTGGAACTTCACCACGATAGATGAATAA